A part of Vibrio sp. B1FLJ16 genomic DNA contains:
- a CDS encoding coniferyl aldehyde dehydrogenase, protein MTVLATHEDNVTCNENISEDTQVNSELQTWFGELKSAYQAEPLAEYEVRKQRLVALKKQLSRYQDVLAQAMSEDFGGRCHTESVMADVLGPILDINHVVSHLKGWMKPSRRSTEWLFKGNKLEVRYQPKGVVGIICPWNFPLYLSIGPMITALAAGNRCMIKMPPNCPSTTNQLRKMLAEIYPENLVRVVDGNHPEAMEISNLAFDHLVFTGSPASGKTIMANAAKKLTPVTLELGGKSPAIVFDDYDIDKAAARIAHGKSLNSGQICIAPDYAFVPEEKQQAFVEAVQKAYQAMYKKIEGNNDYTSLVDDAQYQRFHALLNDARDKGATITKCLDDGEGRKTPLYIATNLTSDMRICQEEIFGPLLPVHSYRSVEEVVGYINDRPRPLACYLFSNDKEQREVVLNQTHSGGVTINDWGWHAFNHSVPFGGVGNSGIGNYHGEEGFRELSHARSVLKVQDWFPTKLLSPPYGNMVQKLLLRLFVGKPDPKLKK, encoded by the coding sequence ATGACTGTACTTGCAACACACGAAGACAATGTGACGTGTAATGAAAACATTAGTGAAGATACTCAAGTAAACAGTGAACTACAGACCTGGTTCGGTGAACTGAAATCAGCCTATCAGGCAGAACCATTGGCGGAATATGAAGTTCGCAAGCAGCGTTTAGTAGCCCTTAAAAAACAACTTTCTCGCTATCAGGATGTGTTAGCACAAGCAATGAGTGAGGACTTTGGTGGACGCTGTCACACTGAGTCGGTCATGGCCGATGTACTGGGCCCTATTTTGGATATTAACCATGTTGTAAGTCACCTGAAAGGCTGGATGAAGCCTAGCAGACGCTCGACTGAGTGGCTATTCAAAGGTAATAAACTTGAGGTGCGATACCAGCCAAAAGGTGTCGTTGGCATCATCTGTCCGTGGAATTTCCCCCTGTATCTTTCTATCGGTCCAATGATCACCGCTTTAGCGGCAGGTAACCGCTGTATGATTAAAATGCCACCGAACTGTCCGTCGACCACCAATCAGCTACGCAAAATGTTAGCGGAGATCTATCCTGAAAATTTGGTACGTGTCGTAGATGGCAATCATCCGGAAGCGATGGAAATATCAAACCTGGCTTTTGATCATCTGGTCTTCACTGGCTCGCCGGCAAGCGGAAAAACCATTATGGCGAATGCAGCGAAAAAACTGACCCCGGTAACGCTTGAACTTGGCGGAAAGTCGCCAGCAATTGTATTTGATGATTACGATATCGATAAAGCCGCGGCACGTATCGCACATGGTAAGAGTTTGAATTCAGGTCAGATATGTATAGCGCCAGACTACGCATTTGTTCCGGAAGAAAAACAGCAAGCGTTTGTTGAGGCGGTACAGAAAGCTTATCAGGCCATGTATAAAAAGATAGAAGGTAATAATGATTACACCTCGCTGGTGGATGACGCTCAGTACCAGCGCTTTCATGCTTTACTCAATGATGCTCGTGATAAAGGAGCCACGATTACTAAGTGTCTGGATGATGGTGAAGGGCGCAAGACACCTTTGTATATTGCCACTAACCTGACTTCTGATATGCGGATCTGCCAGGAAGAGATTTTTGGGCCTCTGCTTCCTGTTCATAGCTATCGTTCAGTGGAAGAGGTCGTTGGTTACATCAATGACAGACCTCGTCCGTTGGCATGTTATCTGTTTAGCAACGATAAGGAACAACGAGAAGTTGTACTTAATCAAACTCATAGCGGTGGCGTTACTATCAATGACTGGGGTTGGCATGCTTTTAATCACTCAGTGCCGTTTGGTGGTGTGGGTAATTCAGGTATAGGCAACTATCATGGAGAGGAAGGGTTCAGAGAACTAAGCCATGCACGCTCTGTCCTAAAAGTACAAGACTGGTTCCCGACTAAGCTTCTTTCGCCGCCGTACGGAAATATGGTGCAAAAGCTACTACTACGATTATTTGTTGGGAAGCCAGATCCAAAATTAAAAAAATAA
- a CDS encoding AraC family transcriptional regulator, which produces MEYTAAYDPDKQAFGILDLQLLKRYLEPDVSVEVLLEGSGISASQLYIPETHITLAQKLAVFTNALAHAEEQGLGLKIGQEAKFSDFGVLGYAVLSSNTLLDALVMGFKYLRLAGPVLKKRMWIEDNQGYFRAEQLTDLQALLPFYCEYWFAVIQNLCEEVMRHPFPTTVIRFPYPEPEYSEMYKQVFHCEIEFDSDCLEWQFDAKSVYEPLPAANPSTLQLCLKSCDELLAKVSGNISLKDKITQIFVERPGCYPSIETLSAELGMSSRTLSRHLKSEDTSYQQILDQVRFHLARHYLASTHISIEEISERVGFSDSANFRHAFRKWSGCSPKQYRQSTSKERSTC; this is translated from the coding sequence ATGGAATACACCGCAGCTTACGATCCGGATAAACAAGCATTTGGCATCCTAGACCTACAATTACTAAAGCGATATTTAGAGCCCGATGTAAGCGTGGAAGTATTACTTGAAGGCAGTGGTATCAGTGCTTCCCAGCTCTATATCCCAGAAACGCACATCACGCTTGCACAAAAACTGGCTGTATTTACCAATGCACTTGCTCATGCAGAAGAGCAAGGATTAGGACTAAAGATAGGACAAGAAGCGAAATTCAGTGATTTCGGCGTACTTGGCTATGCCGTATTAAGCAGTAACACTTTGCTTGATGCTCTGGTGATGGGATTTAAATATCTGCGTCTTGCTGGGCCCGTTCTGAAAAAGAGAATGTGGATTGAAGATAACCAAGGTTATTTCCGTGCTGAGCAACTGACAGACCTGCAAGCACTACTGCCTTTCTACTGTGAGTACTGGTTTGCTGTCATACAGAACTTATGTGAAGAAGTCATGCGGCATCCTTTCCCTACGACGGTGATTCGTTTTCCTTATCCGGAGCCGGAATACAGCGAGATGTATAAGCAGGTATTTCACTGCGAGATCGAGTTCGACAGCGACTGCCTGGAGTGGCAGTTTGATGCAAAAAGCGTATATGAACCATTACCCGCAGCAAACCCTAGCACGTTACAACTGTGCCTGAAGTCCTGTGATGAGCTACTGGCGAAAGTCAGCGGAAACATAAGCTTAAAAGATAAGATAACCCAAATATTTGTTGAACGTCCCGGCTGTTATCCCTCTATTGAAACCTTATCTGCAGAACTGGGAATGTCTTCAAGAACTTTAAGCCGTCACCTAAAATCAGAAGACACAAGCTACCAGCAGATTCTTGATCAGGTACGCTTTCACTTAGCTCGTCATTATCTGGCTTCCACACACATCAGTATTGAAGAGATATCGGAGCGAGTCGGCTTTTCCGACAGTGCCAATTTTCGCCATGCCTTTCGTAAATGGAGCGGATGCTCGCCAAAGCAATACCGACAGTCAACGTCGAAAGAACGCTCTACGTGCTAA
- the mukB gene encoding chromosome partition protein MukB has protein sequence MIERGKYQSLTMVNWNGFFARTFDIDGLVTTLSGGNGAGKSTTMAAFITALIPDQTLLHFRNTTEAGSSQSSRDKGLYGKLQPGACYAALDVVNSRNQRLLFAVKLQQVAGRDKKVDIKPFVIQGLPSHVKPTDILVESVSATQARVRQINEVKESVAEFEGVQFKAFSSVVEYHAQMFEFGVIPKKLRNSGDRSKFYRLIEASLYGGISSAITRSLRDYLLPQNGGVKKAFQDMESALRENRMTLEAIKTTQADRDLFKHLITESTNYVAADYMRHANDRRNKLEQTLSLRSELFGSRETLIEQNNLLNRVQEELELLLDSESALEQDYQAASDHLQLVQNALRQQEKIERYQEDLEELNERLEEQMMVVEEAQERVMMAEEQATVSEEEVDSLKTQLADYQQALDVQQTRALQYQQAVQALEKAKQLLSDDSLTAESAQALVAELKSKEAESTNALLSVKHKLDMSSAAAEQFETALKLVQSIAGRVERKDASEHAKTAIVKARESQQVAQNEQQWRAQHRDLERSLNQQRQARELVTEYQKQFHVELTDEIAFEQERERHAMQIESLEMTQEEVREQRSEQRRLEQDSAAEINKLEAIAPTWIAANDALEKLREQSGAELENSQAVMSQMQVVLEQEKEQSLAKDKLAERRTQLESEIERLASPGGSNDPRLKGLADTLGGVLLSEIYDDITIDDAPYFSAMYGPARHAIVVSDLSDIEEKLVELDDCPEDLYIIEGDIDAFDDSSFDAEELEGAVCVRMNARQMRYSRLPEIPLFGRAAREQRLELLRNEREEVVEKHAKAAFDSQKMQRLYQAFNQFVAHHIQVAFEADPEQALADVREKRNQIARVLADLEAKEQQHRSQLQASKQALSSLDKLAPNMALIEDDTLQARFDELEEKIAQLSEAKAFLNNHGKTVSELEKIASALDADPEQFDALEAEYQAADEQLQELKKQIFALSDLVERRHYFAYSDSVDLLNQSSELSEQLKAKLVQAEQMRTRSREELKQAQGQMNQYNQVLASLKSSHQAKLETVQEFKQELQEFGVNADEGAEERAMRRRDELQERLHTSRSRKSEHERTITSTELEMKGLAKRLKKVQKEYVELRTFVVAAKAGWCSVLRLARENDVERRLHKRELAYMSADELRSMSDKSLGALRLAVANNDDLRDALRLSEDNSRPERKVLFYIAVYQHLRERIRQDIIRTDDPVEAIEEMEVELARLTEELTQRENRLAISSESVASIIKKTIQREQNRIRMLNQGLSNISFGQVKGVRLNVKIRESHEVLLNGLSTQQEQHKDLFESARFTFSEAMAKLFQRVNPHIDMGQRSPQVLGEELLDYRNYLELSVEVNRGSDGWLQAESGALSTGEAIGTGQSILLMVVQSWEEESRRLRSKDIVPCRLLFLDEAARLDAKSISTLFELCDRLDMQLLIAAPENISPEKGTTYKLVRKVFKDHEHVHVVGLRGFGQTDKPKSEAQQMIEEFEA, from the coding sequence ATGATTGAGCGCGGTAAATATCAATCGCTGACCATGGTCAACTGGAACGGCTTCTTTGCCCGTACATTTGATATTGATGGTCTGGTTACCACTCTCTCTGGTGGTAACGGTGCAGGTAAATCAACCACAATGGCGGCATTTATTACCGCTTTAATCCCTGACCAGACGTTACTTCATTTCCGTAATACCACAGAAGCGGGCAGTAGCCAGTCATCTCGTGACAAAGGACTGTATGGTAAGCTGCAACCGGGCGCGTGTTACGCAGCGCTTGATGTGGTTAACTCACGTAACCAGCGCCTGTTGTTTGCGGTAAAACTGCAGCAAGTGGCGGGTCGTGACAAAAAAGTAGACATCAAACCGTTTGTTATCCAGGGCCTTCCAAGTCATGTTAAACCAACGGATATCTTGGTTGAAAGCGTATCAGCGACGCAGGCTCGTGTACGTCAGATTAATGAAGTCAAAGAGTCGGTTGCTGAATTTGAAGGCGTTCAGTTTAAGGCGTTCTCCTCGGTAGTTGAATACCATGCGCAAATGTTTGAGTTCGGTGTGATCCCGAAGAAACTGCGTAACTCCGGCGACCGTTCAAAATTCTACCGACTGATCGAAGCATCGCTTTACGGCGGCATTTCCAGTGCAATTACCCGCTCGCTGCGTGATTACCTTCTGCCACAAAACGGCGGGGTAAAGAAAGCATTTCAGGATATGGAATCGGCTCTGCGTGAAAACCGTATGACGCTGGAAGCAATCAAAACCACACAAGCTGACCGTGACTTGTTCAAACACTTGATCACTGAGTCTACTAACTACGTAGCTGCTGACTACATGCGTCATGCGAATGACCGTCGTAATAAGCTTGAACAAACGCTGTCACTGCGTTCAGAGTTGTTTGGTTCCCGCGAGACTTTGATTGAACAAAACAATCTGCTTAACCGTGTCCAGGAAGAACTTGAGCTTCTTTTAGACTCTGAGTCTGCATTAGAGCAAGACTATCAAGCAGCTTCGGATCATTTGCAGCTTGTGCAAAATGCGCTGCGTCAGCAAGAGAAAATTGAGCGCTACCAAGAAGATCTTGAAGAGCTCAATGAGCGTCTTGAAGAGCAGATGATGGTCGTTGAAGAAGCGCAAGAACGCGTGATGATGGCCGAAGAGCAGGCGACAGTTTCTGAAGAAGAGGTTGATAGCCTTAAGACTCAACTAGCTGATTACCAACAAGCTCTCGATGTTCAGCAAACTCGCGCACTGCAATATCAACAAGCGGTTCAGGCTCTTGAGAAAGCGAAACAGTTACTTAGTGATGACAGCCTGACAGCAGAATCAGCGCAGGCATTAGTTGCAGAGCTTAAGAGTAAAGAAGCGGAAAGCACCAACGCACTGCTGTCGGTTAAGCACAAGCTCGATATGTCTTCAGCGGCAGCAGAGCAGTTTGAAACGGCGCTTAAGCTAGTACAAAGCATTGCCGGTCGGGTTGAGCGTAAAGATGCGTCTGAACATGCGAAAACTGCGATCGTTAAAGCGCGCGAATCTCAGCAGGTAGCACAGAACGAACAACAATGGCGAGCTCAGCATCGTGATCTTGAGCGGAGCTTAAACCAGCAGCGCCAGGCACGTGAACTGGTAACCGAATACCAGAAACAGTTCCATGTTGAGCTCACGGACGAAATCGCATTCGAGCAGGAACGTGAACGTCACGCAATGCAGATTGAATCGTTAGAAATGACGCAGGAAGAGGTACGTGAACAACGTAGCGAACAGCGCCGTTTAGAGCAGGATTCAGCGGCAGAAATTAATAAGCTTGAAGCGATTGCCCCAACATGGATTGCGGCAAACGATGCACTGGAGAAACTGCGTGAGCAAAGCGGTGCAGAGTTGGAGAACAGCCAGGCTGTAATGAGCCAGATGCAGGTTGTGCTTGAGCAGGAGAAAGAACAGTCTCTGGCTAAAGACAAATTGGCGGAGCGTCGTACCCAGCTAGAGAGCGAAATCGAACGTCTGGCTTCACCGGGTGGTTCGAACGATCCTCGTCTAAAAGGCCTTGCAGATACACTAGGCGGTGTGCTGCTGTCTGAAATCTACGATGATATTACTATTGATGATGCGCCGTACTTTAGTGCTATGTACGGTCCGGCTCGTCATGCAATCGTCGTTTCTGACCTGTCAGATATTGAAGAGAAACTGGTTGAGCTAGATGACTGCCCTGAAGACTTGTACATCATTGAGGGCGACATTGACGCCTTTGATGACAGTTCATTCGATGCCGAAGAGTTAGAAGGCGCAGTATGCGTGCGTATGAACGCGCGTCAAATGCGTTACTCGCGTTTACCTGAAATTCCACTCTTTGGCCGTGCGGCACGTGAGCAGCGTTTGGAGTTATTGCGTAACGAGCGCGAAGAAGTGGTTGAGAAGCACGCCAAAGCAGCATTCGACTCACAGAAGATGCAGCGTTTATACCAAGCGTTCAACCAGTTTGTGGCTCACCACATTCAAGTGGCGTTTGAAGCTGACCCAGAGCAAGCGTTGGCTGATGTGCGTGAAAAACGTAATCAGATCGCACGTGTCCTTGCTGATTTAGAAGCGAAAGAACAGCAACATCGTTCCCAGTTACAAGCCAGCAAGCAAGCTTTGTCATCACTCGACAAATTGGCTCCGAACATGGCTCTGATTGAAGATGACACGCTGCAAGCGCGCTTTGATGAGTTAGAAGAGAAAATTGCCCAGCTGTCAGAAGCCAAAGCATTTTTGAACAACCACGGCAAAACAGTCTCTGAACTTGAGAAGATTGCGTCAGCGCTTGATGCTGACCCAGAACAGTTTGATGCGTTAGAAGCAGAATACCAAGCGGCAGATGAGCAGTTGCAAGAGCTGAAGAAGCAAATCTTTGCTCTGTCGGATCTGGTAGAACGTCGTCACTATTTTGCCTACTCAGATTCTGTTGATCTGCTTAACCAGAGCAGCGAACTGAGCGAGCAGCTAAAAGCCAAGCTGGTTCAGGCAGAGCAAATGCGTACTCGTTCTCGCGAAGAGCTGAAACAAGCACAAGGCCAGATGAACCAGTACAACCAAGTTCTGGCTTCGCTGAAGAGTTCACATCAGGCGAAGCTGGAAACGGTTCAGGAGTTCAAGCAAGAGCTGCAAGAGTTTGGTGTTAACGCTGATGAAGGTGCTGAAGAGCGTGCAATGCGCCGTCGTGACGAGTTGCAAGAGCGTCTGCACACCTCTCGCAGTCGCAAGAGTGAGCACGAACGTACCATCACCTCTACTGAGCTAGAGATGAAAGGTTTGGCAAAACGTCTTAAGAAGGTTCAGAAAGAGTACGTTGAGCTGCGTACCTTCGTCGTTGCAGCGAAAGCAGGTTGGTGCTCGGTGCTACGTTTAGCGCGTGAAAATGACGTTGAACGTCGTCTGCACAAACGTGAACTAGCTTACATGTCAGCCGATGAACTGCGTTCAATGTCAGATAAATCATTGGGCGCACTACGTTTAGCTGTTGCGAACAATGATGATCTGCGTGATGCACTGCGCCTGTCAGAGGATAACTCCCGACCTGAACGTAAGGTTCTGTTCTACATCGCAGTCTATCAGCATCTTCGCGAGCGTATCCGACAGGACATCATTCGCACCGATGATCCGGTAGAAGCGATCGAAGAGATGGAAGTGGAGCTGGCGCGTCTGACTGAAGAGCTGACTCAGCGTGAAAACCGTCTGGCAATCAGTTCTGAGTCGGTAGCGAGCATCATCAAGAAAACCATTCAGCGTGAGCAAAACCGTATTCGTATGCTTAACCAGGGCTTGTCGAATATCTCGTTCGGTCAGGTTAAGGGCGTACGTCTGAACGTGAAGATCCGCGAAAGTCACGAAGTACTGTTAAACGGTCTGTCTACTCAGCAAGAGCAACATAAAGACCTGTTTGAGTCCGCGCGCTTCACCTTCTCAGAAGCGATGGCGAAGCTGTTCCAGCGTGTGAATCCACATATCGATATGGGCCAACGTTCTCCTCAAGTACTGGGCGAAGAGTTGCTGGATTACCGTAACTACCTAGAGCTGAGTGTGGAAGTAAACCGCGGCTCTGATGGTTGGCTACAAGCAGAATCTGGCGCGTTATCAACGGGTGAGGCGATCGGTACTGGTCAGTCAATTCTGTTGATGGTGGTTCAGAGCTGGGAAGAAGAGTCACGCCGTCTGCGTAGTAAAGATATCGTGCCGTGTCGTCTGTTGTTCCTTGACGAGGCAGCCCGTCTGGATGCGAAATCTATTTCAACGCTGTTTGAACTGTGTGACCGTTTGGATATGCAGCTTCTGATTGCTGCTCCAGAGAATATCAGCCCAGAGAAAGGGACTACCTACAAGCTGGTACGTAAGGTGTTTAAAGATCACGAACACGTACACGTTGTTGGTCTGCGAGGTTTTGGTCAAACAGACAAACCAAAGAGCGAAGCTCAGCAAATGATTGAAGAGTTTGAGGCTTAA
- the mukE gene encoding chromosome partition protein MukE produces the protein MSSIDTNEHMPDKLAKAISNPLFPALDSMLRAGRHISSEDLDNHALLSDFEIELSSFYQRYNTELVKAPEGFFYLRPRSTSLIGRSVLSELDMLVGKVLCFLYLSPERLAHEGIFTNQELYDEMLSLADEKKLMKLVTNRATGSDLDKEKLFEKVRTSLRRLRRLGMIINIGETGKFSISEAVFRFGADVRVGDDMREAQLRLIRDGEAVVHTQEPSQGSLLSSEEDQEEPGHEDQSPDELTQEKITEESEA, from the coding sequence ATGTCATCGATCGATACTAATGAACACATGCCAGACAAACTGGCCAAAGCAATTTCTAACCCTCTGTTCCCGGCACTAGATAGTATGCTCAGGGCAGGGCGTCATATCTCAAGCGAAGATTTAGACAACCATGCACTGTTGTCAGATTTTGAAATTGAGTTGTCTTCTTTCTACCAGCGCTACAACACTGAGTTGGTTAAAGCACCTGAAGGTTTCTTCTATCTCCGTCCGCGTTCTACTTCTCTGATCGGCCGTAGCGTTCTGTCTGAGCTGGATATGCTGGTGGGCAAGGTATTGTGTTTCCTTTACCTTAGCCCGGAGCGTCTGGCGCATGAAGGCATTTTCACCAATCAGGAACTTTACGACGAAATGCTCTCACTCGCGGATGAGAAAAAGCTCATGAAGCTGGTGACCAACCGAGCAACTGGTTCGGATCTGGATAAAGAGAAACTGTTTGAGAAAGTGCGTACTTCGCTGCGTCGTCTGCGCCGTCTTGGGATGATCATCAATATCGGCGAAACCGGTAAGTTCAGTATCAGTGAAGCGGTTTTCCGTTTTGGCGCTGACGTACGTGTCGGTGATGATATGCGTGAGGCGCAATTGCGTCTGATCCGTGACGGTGAAGCAGTAGTTCATACCCAAGAGCCAAGCCAGGGTAGTCTGTTGTCATCTGAAGAAGACCAAGAAGAACCGGGTCATGAAGACCAATCGCCAGACGAACTGACACAAGAAAAAATCACAGAAGAGAGTGAAGCATGA
- the mukF gene encoding chromosome partition protein MukF → MSEMTLNAADQPIDELVGWVKQQDFSLNLTTERLAFLIAIAVLSNERFDDELGEGELHDAFAIVTRFFDETGEASAFRANNAINEMVKQRLISRFVSEVTDGASIYRLSPLAIGITDYYVRHREFSKLRLSIQLSMVADEMAKAIEAAKKGGTPGHWKKNVYGVLKYSVGEIFDQIDLNQRVMDEQQQSVKQQIADLLNKDWREAINNCEALLSETSSTLSELQDTLQAASDELQTQLLDIQELVYGDPELEFIEEALFGLQMKLDRITSWGQQAIDLWIGYDRHVHKFIRTAIDMDKNRAFSSRLRQSVKDYFDMPWYLTYADAERLSDLRDEALVLRDDEVTGQVPMEVEYEEFKQVNDELSERIGGMLKAHKEQDTPIDLSVVLRDYLAQHPYTHHFDLARIIVDQAVRLGYSESDYQAIQPDWKSINEFGAKVQANVIDRY, encoded by the coding sequence ATGAGTGAGATGACTCTCAATGCTGCAGATCAACCAATAGATGAATTGGTTGGCTGGGTTAAGCAGCAAGATTTCTCGTTGAACCTGACCACAGAGCGACTGGCTTTTTTGATTGCTATCGCGGTACTGAGTAATGAAAGGTTTGACGATGAATTGGGTGAAGGTGAACTGCATGATGCGTTCGCTATCGTCACTCGATTTTTTGATGAGACGGGCGAAGCCTCTGCTTTTCGAGCCAACAACGCCATCAACGAGATGGTTAAGCAGCGTCTTATCAGCCGTTTTGTCAGTGAAGTGACTGACGGTGCGAGTATTTACCGCTTGTCGCCGTTAGCGATAGGGATTACTGATTATTACGTGCGTCATCGCGAGTTCTCAAAACTGCGCCTGTCTATCCAGCTGTCTATGGTGGCGGATGAGATGGCGAAAGCGATTGAAGCGGCAAAAAAAGGCGGCACACCGGGTCACTGGAAGAAAAATGTGTACGGAGTACTCAAGTATTCTGTAGGCGAGATCTTTGATCAAATCGATCTTAACCAACGTGTGATGGATGAGCAGCAACAGTCTGTTAAACAACAGATTGCAGACTTGCTGAACAAGGATTGGCGCGAAGCCATCAATAACTGTGAAGCGTTATTGTCGGAAACGTCCAGCACGCTGAGTGAGCTTCAGGATACGCTACAGGCGGCCAGTGATGAGTTGCAAACTCAGTTGCTCGATATTCAGGAGCTGGTCTACGGCGATCCTGAGCTTGAGTTTATTGAGGAGGCCTTGTTTGGTCTGCAAATGAAGCTGGACCGAATCACAAGCTGGGGTCAGCAAGCGATAGACCTCTGGATCGGCTATGACCGCCATGTGCACAAGTTTATCCGTACTGCGATTGATATGGATAAGAACCGAGCATTCAGCTCGCGATTACGTCAATCCGTCAAAGATTATTTTGATATGCCTTGGTATCTCACTTACGCAGATGCTGAGCGACTGTCCGACCTCCGCGATGAGGCCTTGGTACTCCGTGATGACGAGGTAACAGGCCAGGTTCCGATGGAAGTGGAATATGAAGAGTTTAAACAGGTCAATGATGAGCTGTCTGAGCGTATTGGTGGCATGCTAAAAGCACATAAAGAGCAAGACACACCAATAGACTTAAGTGTGGTGCTGCGAGATTACCTTGCACAGCATCCATATACTCATCACTTTGATTTAGCCCGGATTATTGTTGATCAGGCTGTTCGTCTTGGTTATTCGGAATCGGATTATCAAGCTATTCAGCCAGACTGGAAATCTATCAACGAATTTGGGGCAAAGGTACAAGCGAATGTCATCGATCGATACTAA
- the cmoM gene encoding tRNA uridine 5-oxyacetic acid(34) methyltransferase CmoM, whose protein sequence is MTEDRNFDDIAHKFAKNIYGSDKGEIRQIIVWEDFQQILSELEAEQQPLEVLDAGGGLAQMSQKLAKLGHRVALCDLSSEMLQLAKQNIENNGLLEQYRLIHSPVQSIGEHMESQVDFVMFHAVMEWLVDPRSALETVLEQVKPGGIASVMFYNHHGLVYKNVVCGNIPHVLDGMPHRKRFKLQPQKGLKPEEVYQWIENSGFSICGKSGIRSFSDYIGNMQYMGDYEFEDVLALEKQLCRQEPYLSLGRYIHVWAKKK, encoded by the coding sequence GTGACAGAAGACCGCAATTTCGACGATATCGCCCACAAATTTGCAAAAAATATATACGGCTCCGACAAAGGAGAGATCCGTCAAATCATTGTGTGGGAAGATTTTCAACAGATTCTAAGTGAATTAGAGGCAGAACAGCAACCTCTGGAAGTATTAGATGCTGGTGGTGGTTTAGCACAAATGTCTCAAAAGCTTGCTAAGCTCGGACATCGTGTCGCTTTATGTGATCTATCTTCGGAAATGCTGCAACTAGCTAAACAGAATATTGAAAATAATGGTTTGCTTGAGCAGTATCGCTTGATTCATTCACCGGTGCAATCTATTGGCGAGCACATGGAAAGTCAGGTGGATTTTGTTATGTTTCACGCTGTGATGGAGTGGCTGGTTGATCCCAGGAGCGCTCTAGAAACCGTGCTGGAACAAGTAAAACCGGGAGGTATCGCTTCGGTGATGTTCTATAACCACCATGGTTTGGTCTACAAAAATGTGGTGTGTGGAAACATACCACATGTGCTGGACGGCATGCCTCACCGAAAAAGATTTAAACTACAGCCGCAAAAAGGCCTGAAGCCAGAAGAAGTCTATCAGTGGATAGAAAACTCGGGGTTCAGTATTTGTGGTAAATCTGGTATCCGCTCATTCAGTGATTACATAGGTAATATGCAGTACATGGGTGATTACGAGTTTGAAGATGTATTGGCGCTAGAAAAACAACTTTGTCGACAAGAGCCATACCTCTCATTGGGCCGCTACATTCACGTGTGGGCCAAAAAGAAATAA
- the elyC gene encoding envelope biogenesis factor ElyC yields MFELKKVVSALLMPLPALLLIGLLGLVLISFTTKRKTGCFVVLFSFVGIFCVAFQPVSTKLLMPLEREHKAFLPVSGTIDYVMVLGNGHIVDDEIPPTSQLSRAALMRLTEGIRILRMYPGAKLILSGYAGGSETSHARMMANVALAIGVAKSDIILLEDAKDTWEEARQAAAFVQQKNIVLVTSASHMSRSLYEFHAAGIKPIPAPTNFLASEEITQSWDKYSPKARYLEQTEVFWHEYLGSIWQRMRDTVADTPMVEPK; encoded by the coding sequence ATGTTTGAGCTGAAAAAAGTTGTGTCAGCCTTGCTGATGCCCCTACCAGCACTGTTGCTGATAGGCTTATTGGGCCTTGTCCTCATTAGTTTTACTACCAAACGTAAAACTGGCTGCTTCGTTGTTTTATTTTCTTTTGTCGGAATTTTCTGTGTTGCGTTCCAACCTGTCTCAACCAAGCTTCTTATGCCTCTAGAACGTGAGCACAAAGCATTTTTGCCAGTGTCCGGCACTATCGACTACGTTATGGTTCTGGGTAATGGCCATATCGTCGACGACGAGATTCCACCGACGTCTCAGTTAAGTCGCGCAGCCCTGATGCGTTTAACCGAAGGCATTCGCATTTTACGTATGTATCCCGGTGCAAAGTTAATTCTATCCGGCTATGCGGGTGGTTCTGAAACCAGTCATGCCCGAATGATGGCGAACGTCGCTCTCGCTATCGGCGTTGCAAAATCCGATATTATTTTATTGGAAGACGCAAAAGATACCTGGGAGGAAGCTCGTCAAGCTGCGGCGTTTGTTCAGCAGAAGAATATTGTCCTGGTGACCTCGGCTAGCCACATGAGCCGTTCATTGTATGAGTTTCATGCCGCGGGAATTAAGCCAATCCCAGCACCGACTAACTTCTTAGCGAGTGAGGAAATCACCCAGTCCTGGGATAAATACTCGCCTAAAGCTCGCTACTTAGAGCAAACCGAAGTTTTCTGGCATGAGTATCTCGGCAGTATCTGGCAACGCATGCGTGATACTGTCGCTGATACGCCTATGGTTGAGCCTAAATAG